The genomic region TGCAGAAGTAACTTCAAAAGTATACTCATCTTTGATTAGCTCTCTTTCATCAAGCTCTCTACCTACAGCTCTTGAAACAGAAGTAACTTGTTCGATTGTTACTCCATTGTCTCCATCTAAAATGATGAGCACTTTTAAGCGTCGCATGCCTTTTGCTTCAATTTTCACAATGAAAGTTGATTCATCAGGTAAGTTTTGCTCAGCGATTTCTCTTATTTGTGCAGCTAAATCCATTATTTTTTCTTCAATTATTGAAATCTTTTCAGAAAACAACATCAAGCTTTTCTTAATGTGGAATGAATATCAATTATTTTTATTTGATAGTCAATGATTTAATGGTGATCATTTCCGTTTTTAAGAAAAAATGACAAACAA from Flammeovirga agarivorans harbors:
- a CDS encoding ribosome maturation factor RimP, with amino-acid sequence MDLAAQIREIAEQNLPDESTFIVKIEAKGMRRLKVLIILDGDNGVTIEQVTSVSRAVGRELDERELIKDEYTFEVTSAGVGEPLELHRQYVKNIDRKVKVTRKNDTKFTGKLKVVNEESIIIDAEIKEKGKKKVEIKEMEIPFSDIEQTVIEVSFN